The DNA sequence TCCACATGAGGTTGCTTGAAGAAAAATAAGCCTAACTGCAACCTTACCTAAAGTCTTAAACTCGCTTAAGCAAGTTTCCCATACAAGTCTACTGCTTTGTGGATTGGCAACTTTCATCTTTCCAGTGATGGGGTCTCTTTGTTTTACTTGAACTGCTTGAGCATAAAGGGGGTCCAGTCCTTCTGACCTCCATTTCATAAGCTCCATCAATGCAATATGAGCTTCTTCTCTGCTAACCAACCTGGTTATGAGCTTATCTACATCCTTTTGTTGCTCATGAGTCAAGCACTTGAATGGTGGAAGATATTTCCCACTTGTGTCCCTGATCAAGTTAAGAGGGTCAAGTATAAAAGCAGCAGCCCAAGCTGGGTGGTACATTTTCTTGAACcgattttctattattttgtcaactggTGCTTCGGCAATGCTGCATTTAGCACACCATTCCTTCACTTTTGCTCTTAACTCCTCCCAAAGAGGTAAGCATTGCCCAACTAATGGCCTCTCAACCTCAATCTCCTGAACCATCCCTCTGATCAGCTTCACAAGAGAATAAACTGAATCCAATTCATTCCAAAAGCCTTCACTCTGAATCATCCTAACAACCTCTCGCCCAGTTGGATCCTCTACAAGAACCACCTTACAGGAATCATCCATCACAACCATTTGGAGTACCCGGGAACAGCTCAACACATCCTCCAACATTGCAAGAACTGGTCCAAAGTTCTTTGAAGTATCAAATTTCGAAGAAGGAACTCGAAGCAACCCTGCACAATCAAGCTCCTGTGTCTTGTACTTGAGGAAAACATTCCTAACCTGACTCTCTGTATTTACAAAATTCGCAAGCTTTTTGCAATTCTCAGTGACAACTCTGAAAAGTGGAAACTCTTTGTTGAAATCCTTAATCAAACTAACGAAGCCCTGAAGCTGACAAGAGAGATTCACCATCCAATGGTTCTGAACCTCCAAATTCTTCAAAGCCTTGGCTTTATACTTATCTGAAACTATCCCCACGCAACGCTGTTCGGACCCTCCACATATCCCACTAACAGTATCCCACAAAATCTCCTCAGCGTACTTTGATGGCAACGCGCCTCCAGTAAAAACGGCCTTTTGAAAAACACTAGTCCGGTTAGGAAGATTAACAGTGAACTTGACCAAATTTTCATCTCCACAAGGAAAGTCACACACATTCTTGCTCTTCCAACCACTAGAAGCAACTTGAAAAAACATGGCATCTTCTATTCTAGCTTCAGACTCCACTTTGGCCTCCTCAAACTTCGCGTCGAGCCGAGCACCCAAAAACTCGCGCCGAGACAAGGAAGGCAACCCCACATGGTTAAGGAAAGCCCTGAACTTGGGATGCTCGAGGCTCGATAACGAGACCGACCCACATGACTCGTAGAACCACTCGGCAAGTAACTCGACCGCCGAGTCAATTTGTTCCTTACTAAAAGTCGGACCCGGTGAGGCTTTAGGACTCTTAAGCTTCTTCACACTGTTTTCTAACATTGCTAAAGCACCCAAATCGTCTTTCCCACCTGATAACATCGAATGGTGGTTATATAATCCTGTATTAttactactattattattattattgttattagcaCCACCGCCGGCGTTCTGCGGCGGCAAGTACCCGAACTCGCCGCAGTACCTGGTCGACTCAACCATTGCTAAAGAATGAACCTCTAAAGCAGTAGGGGGAGCGTGATGAGGAGTTGGAGGACTCATACAGCTTTGGGAGCTTCGCTTTCTGTGGTTGTGTGAAGAAGGAGAAGGCAACGTCGTCAACGGCAATGGCGAAACCGAGGAATTGGGTCTCAGTACGGAGCTTATATTGGGGCAAGTACCCCTTTTCAGATGCTCGGTGGCAGTTCTCGACGGGTTCGAAGCCGAGAAAACTGAGTCGCAAAGAGAGCATTTAAGCTTCACTGCTTTTGGGTTATTAGTACTGGGATTTCGAATCAAAATAGGCTCCAAATGAGCCCAGTACCAAGCACCTTTTCCTTTAATGGCCTTTGTTCGAACAGTTACAAGGCCCTCATAGCGTTTGTTGACAGCCTTGGCAGCTAAGTCGTCTGCGGAGGGGAATGGGTCAGAAGGGGTTGAATTTGTGGAAGCCATTGATGGTGGAAGAAGAGAAGAGTGAAAAGTAGTAATGGGTTTCGTCCATTAACATTGGTCGTACGTGTTGGTTGGCTTTAAGGGTGGTATGCTAGACtttttattgggaaatttacatgggaATTTTTCACCTTTTTAGTGTATTTTtgtataagtttcatactgcagtatactgtgttaagtttcactggtgttctaatggtattttttagttgttctactcttgttttgagttgttctgttttgtattttactggtgttttataaaaacacagtatttttaaaaactttttcgtgtgacagtatttttgtaaaagttaactcaaattccattatttttgtaagtttccctttttatttgggcttacattaagttttattggttttattaaaacttgggttgattggataagTTAGCCCATGtgttagcatctgtgtgtaaagtctaggtgaagcagaagtgtgggcttttctagttgactgaaacctttgatgagcaggcccagcccaactagggttttgtagcaaagttccctccctaactctataaatacatctcatcacaattatatatattttgataatcagagaaataaactgcttctgatttagagatctagggaggaaaacttagttgatagtattgcactatcaaagtggagtaactgttgtggatcaaacagagataattgctattgatcaatcaggtacacatacctaattattatatcttattattgtgttgaaTTTGTCatatgttatggggcatctttgcaagctttatggttaaagaatttgattttagagatatgactagttgatcctatttcctctcctatactaatctattgtgataataatattgttgttttcttttcaaagaataatgagattagtgGTGCTTCcaaatataaggaaataaagtatctcacgaGTAGAGACTTAGTTAAGAAATgagacattgtgatagaatattgaaagaccaagttgatgtttgcagatcctctaaccGAAGGATTAAGTGCCATATTGTTTGATAACATGTTGTTGATATgagcattttataattttttgttcctttgggttagtgggagtttcttgttttatcttttgagattacatttatatgtaatttacttgttgatgctatgaactactttgtgggccaatacttttttgattatttgatgtttatgc is a window from the Cannabis sativa cultivar Pink pepper isolate KNU-18-1 chromosome 1, ASM2916894v1, whole genome shotgun sequence genome containing:
- the LOC115705522 gene encoding uncharacterized protein LOC115705522, with the translated sequence MASTNSTPSDPFPSADDLAAKAVNKRYEGLVTVRTKAIKGKGAWYWAHLEPILIRNPSTNNPKAVKLKCSLCDSVFSASNPSRTATEHLKRGTCPNISSVLRPNSSVSPLPLTTLPSPSSHNHRKRSSQSCMSPPTPHHAPPTALEVHSLAMVESTRYCGEFGYLPPQNAGGGANNNNNNNSSNNTGLYNHHSMLSGGKDDLGALAMLENSVKKLKSPKASPGPTFSKEQIDSAVELLAEWFYESCGSVSLSSLEHPKFRAFLNHVGLPSLSRREFLGARLDAKFEEAKVESEARIEDAMFFQVASSGWKSKNVCDFPCGDENLVKFTVNLPNRTSVFQKAVFTGGALPSKYAEEILWDTVSGICGGSEQRCVGIVSDKYKAKALKNLEVQNHWMVNLSCQLQGFVSLIKDFNKEFPLFRVVTENCKKLANFVNTESQVRNVFLKYKTQELDCAGLLRVPSSKFDTSKNFGPVLAMLEDVLSCSRVLQMVVMDDSCKVVLVEDPTGREVVRMIQSEGFWNELDSVYSLVKLIRGMVQEIEVERPLVGQCLPLWEELRAKVKEWCAKCSIAEAPVDKIIENRFKKMYHPAWAAAFILDPLNLIRDTSGKYLPPFKCLTHEQQKDVDKLITRLVSREEAHIALMELMKWRSEGLDPLYAQAVQVKQRDPITGKMKVANPQSSRLVWETCLSEFKTLGKVAVRLIFLQATSCGFKCNWSFTKWICVHRHSKIGVEKAQKMIFVAAHAKLERRDLSNEEEKDAELFGGGNVEDDMLNEVFADAPSV